One window of Merismopedia glauca CCAP 1448/3 genomic DNA carries:
- a CDS encoding S8 family serine peptidase: MIEGAKRFPHVQLKLAREGTAKPATGGGSKRTNPITASNRSDRWGHGNKLKGSVSSIVADWQSSTEERKQEEKPELPPARRIILQVDPDTFDPDKLKGYGIEVIGDLEDGYIIGASANLELTELQKKIKKFLEEERGGGTVPEIWELIDGKRKPELILSPELWNHWDKVQHEQIYTVDVGFACMGAKTKLSDCPTIKDDESIDKYSKKLNRWIEKRDITYQEWDELKSVREEEVIKFVVDDYKGEILSITDGETTRFVELPDSFSCRIQISGKGLKDLVFNFPYIFEVSEPDKFAELVQGQTSSVFTETTFELQPPEPEAPKVCVIDSGIQEKHPLLKVAIDSVNSTCWIPKERDKTADYVGNGGHGTRVAGAILYPRNIPRNGKQQAICWLQNARVLDSHCKLQNKPFPADLIIEIVNFYHVKHNTRIFKL; the protein is encoded by the coding sequence ATGATTGAAGGAGCTAAAAGGTTTCCTCACGTTCAGCTTAAACTGGCAAGAGAAGGAACGGCAAAACCAGCTACAGGAGGAGGAAGTAAAAGAACAAATCCCATAACAGCAAGCAATAGAAGCGATCGCTGGGGACATGGAAATAAATTGAAAGGTTCTGTATCTTCTATCGTGGCAGACTGGCAATCTTCTACAGAGGAAAGAAAACAAGAAGAAAAACCGGAACTACCTCCCGCACGACGTATTATTTTACAAGTCGATCCCGATACTTTCGATCCAGACAAACTTAAGGGTTATGGAATAGAGGTAATTGGCGATTTAGAAGATGGATATATCATCGGTGCATCAGCAAATTTAGAACTTACTGAATTACAAAAGAAAATAAAGAAGTTTCTTGAGGAAGAAAGAGGAGGAGGAACTGTCCCCGAAATTTGGGAATTAATTGATGGAAAGAGAAAACCAGAGTTAATTCTTTCGCCTGAATTATGGAATCATTGGGATAAAGTTCAACATGAACAAATATATACAGTTGATGTAGGGTTTGCCTGTATGGGAGCCAAGACCAAATTATCTGATTGCCCTACAATAAAAGATGATGAAAGTATTGATAAATATAGTAAAAAGCTTAACCGATGGATTGAGAAGCGTGACATAACATATCAAGAATGGGATGAGTTAAAATCTGTCAGAGAAGAGGAAGTAATAAAATTTGTAGTTGATGATTACAAAGGAGAAATCTTATCTATTACAGATGGTGAAACAACTAGATTTGTAGAGCTACCAGATAGTTTCTCTTGTCGTATTCAAATTTCTGGAAAAGGATTAAAAGATTTAGTTTTTAACTTTCCTTATATTTTTGAAGTTAGCGAACCAGATAAATTCGCCGAACTAGTTCAAGGTCAGACTTCATCAGTATTTACAGAAACAACTTTTGAATTACAGCCTCCTGAACCAGAGGCACCTAAAGTATGTGTAATTGATAGTGGGATTCAAGAGAAACATCCGTTATTAAAAGTAGCAATTGATTCAGTAAACTCAACTTGTTGGATTCCTAAAGAAAGAGATAAAACTGCTGATTATGTGGGTAATGGTGGACATGGAACTAGAGTTGCTGGAGCAATACTTTATCCCAGAAATATTCCTCGTAACGGCAAACAACAAGCAATTTGTTGGTTACAAAATGCCAGAGTTTTAGATTCTCATTGTAAGTTACAAAACAAACCATTTCCTGCTGATTTAATTATAGAAATAGTTAATTTTTATCATGTAAAACATAATACTAGAATATTTAAGCTGTAG
- a CDS encoding type II toxin-antitoxin system RelE/ParE family toxin: MKQHIISPEATQDLESIIDYFATYNIEAGERFLNDFSQKCKYLANFPNMGRSYADIKENLRGLPIDSYIIFYRPTNTGIEIIRVVSGYRNLESLFTDSVDD, encoded by the coding sequence ATGAAGCAACATATTATTTCTCCAGAAGCTACTCAAGATTTAGAATCGATAATTGATTACTTTGCTACTTATAATATCGAGGCTGGAGAGCGTTTTCTTAATGACTTTTCTCAAAAGTGCAAGTATCTAGCAAACTTCCCCAATATGGGACGCAGTTATGCAGATATAAAAGAAAATTTACGTGGCTTACCTATAGATAGTTACATCATTTTTTACCGACCTACAAATACAGGAATTGAAATTATCCGGGTAGTTAGCGGTTATAGAAATTTAGAATCTTTATTTACCGATTCAGTAGATGATTAA
- a CDS encoding ATP-binding protein → MKAELLKRLFRAIAVDDREAIDKLSYLVIEEERRKGHTLLAQQLENIAKKNRQDNSLVESRNVARERNIGKTSTLMGVSEALAGTLVKQQEALSELPTSKRFNTPLVTVIPREKLRHHMILPENVEKRFQRIEREYAARDRLAHHGLRYRQKILLYGSPGCGKTLGAERLAWNTGLPLLKVRFDAMVSSFLGETASNLRLVFEEAAKSPCLLFLDECDSIAKSREDNQEVGEIKRVVNTFLQILDEYQPVSGLLVAATNFNQALDNALWRRFDDLIEVPKPGEKELEFILKETLSAMELGYINWSEIVKQMKDFSAAQAVRVAQDAAKRAILEREELVIQEHLQEAIKEIKVSWN, encoded by the coding sequence ATGAAAGCAGAGCTTCTCAAAAGATTATTTAGGGCGATCGCCGTTGACGACAGAGAAGCGATCGATAAATTGTCCTACCTAGTAATCGAAGAAGAACGCCGCAAAGGACACACACTTCTAGCCCAACAGCTAGAAAATATTGCCAAAAAGAACAGACAGGATAATTCTCTTGTCGAATCTCGTAACGTTGCTCGCGAACGCAATATAGGCAAGACATCTACCCTGATGGGTGTCAGTGAGGCTCTAGCTGGCACTCTAGTCAAACAACAAGAAGCTTTAAGCGAATTGCCGACTAGCAAGCGATTTAACACGCCTCTAGTTACAGTTATTCCCAGAGAAAAACTGCGGCATCACATGATATTGCCAGAAAACGTGGAAAAGAGGTTTCAAAGAATCGAACGTGAGTATGCAGCTAGAGACAGGCTAGCTCATCACGGGCTGCGTTACAGACAAAAAATTTTGCTATACGGTTCGCCAGGTTGCGGGAAAACATTGGGAGCAGAGCGTTTAGCTTGGAATACTGGCTTACCACTACTCAAAGTTAGATTTGATGCAATGGTATCGTCCTTTTTGGGTGAAACAGCCAGTAATTTAAGACTTGTATTTGAGGAAGCCGCGAAAAGTCCGTGTTTGTTGTTCCTAGATGAATGCGATTCTATTGCTAAGTCGAGAGAAGACAATCAAGAAGTGGGAGAGATTAAGCGCGTAGTTAATACTTTCCTGCAAATATTAGATGAATATCAGCCTGTTTCCGGTCTTTTAGTGGCAGCTACTAATTTCAACCAAGCTCTTGATAATGCTCTTTGGAGACGATTTGATGACTTGATAGAAGTCCCCAAACCAGGAGAAAAAGAGTTGGAGTTTATCTTAAAAGAGACGCTATCAGCAATGGAATTAGGTTATATTAATTGGTCTGAGATTGTTAAGCAAATGAAAGACTTTTCGGCTGCTCAAGCTGTAAGAGTTGCACAAGATGCCGCTAAACGGGCAATACTTGAGAGAGAAGAGTTAGTAATTCAGGAACACTTACAAGAAGCTATTAAAGAAATCAAAGTTTCCTGGAATTAA
- a CDS encoding type II toxin-antitoxin system ParD family antitoxin — protein sequence MNIQLPPDREKFIQTQITTGRYENASAVITKALKLLEEWEKGYQNWVGETRHEIEIGTQQLDRGEGIDGEIVVGRLRDKLRQARENLA from the coding sequence ATGAATATTCAACTACCACCAGATCGAGAGAAGTTTATCCAAACACAAATTACTACAGGTCGATATGAAAATGCTTCAGCAGTTATTACCAAAGCCTTAAAACTATTGGAAGAGTGGGAAAAAGGCTATCAAAATTGGGTCGGAGAAACTCGCCATGAAATAGAAATAGGTACACAGCAATTAGATAGAGGAGAAGGTATTGATGGCGAAATTGTAGTTGGCAGGCTGCGGGATAAATTGCGTCAAGCAAGAGAAAATTTGGCATGA
- a CDS encoding HD domain-containing protein, with amino-acid sequence MSVNLEPILSPSPNSFGMEETKIDPYAKLFIAMRYWLLGKGLYRALNALEYASKLHTGVRKDGVTREYSHQLSIGHYIRSISTSLTNPEECLATVFLHDVCEDCGIAVEEIEAQFGSTVSEAVWLLTKKYRAEKKPLDRYYGNISQNPIASIVKGADRIHNVQSMLGVFDLSKQQQYIQETQEYILPALKEARRKFPQQEPAYENIKHMLQSQIELLSAVHKALDSDRISLPPS; translated from the coding sequence ATGTCAGTCAATTTAGAACCAATACTTTCACCTTCTCCCAATAGCTTTGGAATGGAAGAAACTAAAATAGATCCCTATGCCAAACTATTCATCGCCATGCGCTACTGGCTATTAGGAAAAGGTTTATACCGCGCCCTCAACGCCCTAGAATATGCCAGTAAACTGCATACAGGCGTGCGTAAAGATGGCGTGACGCGAGAATATTCCCATCAACTCTCCATCGGGCATTATATTAGGTCAATCTCCACCAGCTTAACTAATCCTGAAGAGTGTTTGGCAACAGTTTTCCTGCACGATGTTTGTGAAGATTGCGGTATTGCTGTAGAAGAAATCGAAGCTCAATTTGGCTCTACTGTTAGCGAAGCCGTATGGCTGTTAACTAAGAAATATCGAGCCGAAAAAAAGCCTCTAGATCGATATTACGGCAACATCTCTCAAAATCCCATAGCCTCCATCGTCAAAGGAGCAGATCGCATCCACAACGTTCAGAGTATGCTAGGAGTCTTCGATTTGTCAAAACAGCAGCAATACATCCAAGAAACCCAAGAATATATTCTACCAGCACTGAAAGAAGCGCGGCGCAAATTTCCCCAGCAAGAACCAGCTTATGAAAATATCAAACATATGCTACAAAGCCAGATTGAACTATTATCAGCCGTACACAAAGCCCTAGATAGCGATCGCATTTCTCTACCACCTTCCTAA